A stretch of the Planctomycetota bacterium genome encodes the following:
- a CDS encoding efflux RND transporter periplasmic adaptor subunit gives MRCRAALLALVALIAAGPAIAQGPPATVRVDLARMEPLETWRQSTGEIRAIRRSVLASEEEGLVIEIMVREGDAVRAGEVIAALDDTRAALSLRRAEAAVATSRAVIAERRALVENATRDLDRTRRSYESGGGNLREIDNAETALATANARLAAAEATLALDEAEVALAAQRVSDMKIVAPFAGRVVSKRAEAGQWVAQGDAVAEIVALDVVEAWIDVPERLIDRLAGEGGQVRVRVPALDREVASRSFVIVPDADPRSRLFPVRIRMENAGERLRPGMGVVGLTPTGVTEPTTTVHKDAMLRDDAGEFVFFAVPGEDGGHIGVPARVTRLFSAGDRVAVRGGALPPGAMVVVEGNERMFPTQPLQILNLSNPTIGAPPEGGAPDGGVADRGEPAAAGGA, from the coding sequence TTGAGGTGCCGTGCTGCATTGCTCGCTCTCGTCGCGTTGATCGCGGCCGGCCCCGCGATTGCGCAGGGCCCGCCCGCCACGGTCCGCGTGGATCTCGCCCGGATGGAGCCGCTCGAGACCTGGCGGCAGTCGACCGGCGAGATCCGCGCCATCCGCCGCAGCGTGCTGGCTTCCGAGGAGGAGGGCCTGGTCATCGAGATCATGGTCCGCGAGGGCGACGCGGTCCGGGCGGGTGAGGTCATCGCGGCCCTGGACGACACCCGCGCGGCGCTCTCGCTCCGGCGGGCCGAGGCGGCGGTCGCCACGTCGCGGGCGGTCATCGCCGAGCGGCGGGCGCTCGTCGAGAACGCCACCCGCGATCTCGACCGCACGCGGCGGAGCTACGAGAGCGGCGGCGGCAACCTCCGCGAGATCGACAACGCCGAGACCGCGCTGGCAACCGCCAACGCTCGGCTGGCGGCGGCCGAGGCCACGCTTGCGCTCGACGAGGCCGAGGTCGCCCTGGCGGCGCAGCGGGTCTCCGACATGAAGATTGTCGCGCCCTTCGCGGGCCGGGTCGTGTCGAAGCGGGCCGAGGCGGGCCAGTGGGTCGCCCAGGGCGACGCCGTGGCCGAGATCGTCGCCCTCGACGTGGTCGAGGCCTGGATCGATGTGCCCGAGCGGCTGATCGATCGCCTGGCGGGGGAGGGCGGCCAGGTCCGCGTGCGGGTGCCCGCCCTTGATCGCGAGGTCGCGTCGCGGTCCTTTGTGATCGTCCCCGATGCAGACCCGCGGTCCCGGCTATTCCCGGTCCGCATCCGCATGGAGAACGCCGGCGAGCGGCTGCGTCCGGGCATGGGCGTCGTCGGACTCACGCCCACGGGCGTCACCGAGCCTACGACGACGGTGCACAAGGACGCGATGCTCCGCGACGACGCGGGCGAGTTCGTGTTCTTCGCCGTGCCGGGCGAGGATGGAGGCCACATCGGCGTGCCCGCTCGCGTGACCCGCCTGTTCAGCGCGGGCGACCGAGTGGCGGTCCGCGGCGGTGCGCTCCCGCCCGGCGCGATGGTCGTCGTCGAGGGCAACGAGCGGATGTTCCCAACCCAGCCGCTGCAGATCCTCAACCTGAGCAACCCAACGATCGGCGCGCCGCCCGAAGGTGGGGCACCCGACGGGGGCGTGGCCGACCGGGGCGAGCCCGCAGCGGCCGGGGGCGCCTAG